ATTTTCTATCTGTAGTTTCTTGCGGGGATTCCTCGTTCCTCGGAATGACAAGATTATGTATATTACATTAGCAGGAGTAGATAATTTTAAGATTTAGCCTCTCTAAACTCTTTCAAAACCTGATCAATTACCCAAGTAGTTCTTGAACCCGAAATACCTTTTGATGGAGAAGCTCCTTCTTTTCCTAAAAGCTCAGAAATAACAGTTTCTATAAATGGCTGCTGGATATGTAATGGATTTTCAATTGTAATACTTTCTTTTTCTCCATTTGCATATTGAATATGAATTGGATCATTTCCAAATGTGGAGAAGGATATTTTTCCTTTGTCGCCTACAATTTCAGTGTTATCATAACGTTCAAAACTGGCAAAATTCCAAAGACCAGATCCATGAATTCCATTTTCAAATAAAAAAGACATGGAAACAGCATCTTCAGCAGGATAGGCTTTTAACTGAGAAGTAGCATGTCCTCGAACAGATTTTATCGGACCTAAAACAAAATCTAGAAAGTCTAAAGTATGACAAGCTAAATCAACAAAAATTCCACCTCCTGAAATATGTGGAAGGACTGTCCATGGAAGATTAATTTCATCATCATAACGTGCTTCGAACGGATGGTACAAAACACAGTTTACATGTCTGATTGTTCCAAGTTTGCCTTTGTCGATCAACTCTTTTATTTTTAGAAAACGAGGTAAGGCTCTTCTATAATAAGCAACAAATAAAGGTACGTTATGCTCTTTGCAAACATTGATCATTTCGTTGCATTCCTCAAAAGTTAATGCCATTGGTTTTTCAACATAAACAGGTTTTCCTGCTTTGGCACACAAGATA
This portion of the Flavobacterium panacagri genome encodes:
- a CDS encoding Gfo/Idh/MocA family protein, whose protein sequence is MKIIKWGIIGCGNVTEVKSGPAFQKAPNSALVAVMRRDATLAEDYAKRHNVPKWYSNAIDLINDPEVDAVYIATPPSSHKEYTILCAKAGKPVYVEKPMALTFEECNEMINVCKEHNVPLFVAYYRRALPRFLKIKELIDKGKLGTIRHVNCVLYHPFEARYDDEINLPWTVLPHISGGGIFVDLACHTLDFLDFVLGPIKSVRGHATSQLKAYPAEDAVSMSFLFENGIHGSGLWNFASFERYDNTEIVGDKGKISFSTFGNDPIHIQYANGEKESITIENPLHIQQPFIETVISELLGKEGASPSKGISGSRTTWVIDQVLKEFREAKS